The genomic segment AACTACCGGTGACTGTATCGAATCGCATACAGGAACAGGGAGAAGGGTGGCCATGTGCGATTGAAGCCCCACGTCCTTGCAACCCGGTGCATTCAGAACATTGACATCGAGCGGGGTTTGTCGATGATGTCTCGTTCTGATACATGGGTTGGCATCGTGCACATCGGATGGTACGAATGGTGCACATTTACGTAGAAAGGCGTTTTATTCCTACCGGTCGTTCATCGACCGAACATCGATACGCTTTTCGCAGCAAAGGGTGAGTCGGATGAAGGACTTCATCAGAATCCTCTTGGTCACTTCGGACAATGAGTATCAGGCCTGGTTCGATGAGGCTCACCTTGTACACGTGTTGCAACGTGTCTTGCCCGGAGTGACCATAGAGTTCGACCGGGTCTCGAATCCTTCCGTACCCTGTCCTCGCTCCCCGCACGTGCTGCTGCTTGACCATCAGCCTGCGGCGCCTTCATCGACACAGCGGCTTGCCGATGTGGCCGGCCGTTGGCCGGACGTGCCGATACTAGGGTTGTTTGCGGCGGAGCATGGCCGCCGGCCACAGTTCGTGAACGGAGTTCCGACGGAGTTGAACGACTTTGTGTTGTGCCCGGTGGATGGAGACGAGTTGGCCCTGCGAATCGGGCGAATCTTCATCGCCGGGCGGAGTTCAACACCCTATGGAATGGGTCGGTCCCAGCGCGTGAGGATCGATTCACTTGTGGGGGAGAGCTTGATCTTTCAGGCACAGGTTGAAAAAATTCCTCTCTTTGCCGATGTAGATGCGACGGTGCTGCTGCAGGGTGAAACCGGGACTGGGAAGGAAGTGTTTGCTCGCGCAATTCACTATTCCAGCGCCAGGAAGGACCATGCGTTCATTCCGATCAATTGTGCGGCACTGCCCGATCAGTTGTTTGAAAATGAACTGTTCGGGCATGCGAAGGGCGCCTATACGAGCGCGGCCAGCGAACAGGGCGGGCTCGTCCTCGAGGCCGAGGGCGGGACGTTGTTCCTCGACGAGGTCGATGCGCTGAACCCGTACGCTCAGGCGAAGCTGCTGCGCTTCGTGCAATACCGGGAGTATCGGCCGTTGGGCTGTTCGCGCACGAAGCTCGCGAACGTGCGGATCATCGCGGCATCCAATCACGATCTCCGGCAAGCCGTGACGGAGCGGCAGTTTCGCGAGGATCTCTTCCACCGGCTCAATGTGTTGTCGATGGTGGTGCCGCCTTTGCGGGAGCGTGTGGAAGACATTCCGTTGCTGGCCAACCGGTTTCTCCAGCGCTTCCGGCGAACGGATGGACAAGGCCCGCGACGGTTGTCCGACGAGGCCATCCGGAAATTGATCGCGTATGCCTGGCCGGGGAATGTGCGGGAGTTGGAGAGTACGCTCCAACGGGCCGTCGTCATGTGCGGGTGCGCGACGATTCAGGCGCAGGATATCGAGTGTGCGGGGGAGGCATCCAAAACCCTCTGTCTGGACGGCTCGCTTCGCGCGGCGAAAACCTCCGCGACCATGGACGTCGAGCGGGCCTATCTCGTGAAAACGCTGGTGACCTTCCGGGGAAATGTGACGCATGCGGCCAAAGCGGCGGGCAAAGAACGCCGCAGTTTTCAACGACTCCTTCGAAAATACGGGATCGATCGCGAAGCGTATCAGAACGATCCGACCGATCCCTCGCGCGATTGTCCGTCGCCCTTCCAGACACCGTTCGACGGCCGCGCCTGAGTTCCTCACCACCGCGGCAGTTTTGCCGCACAGATCATCGCCTTGATTTTCAAGCCTGTTTAAAAGTTTGCATCGTCTCAATACTGCGGCAATATTGCCGCGCCATCCCGTTGCACCTGTTCGATTCCCTTTAAAACGCAGGAAACGGGATTCTCCCTAATGGCATTGCTCTTGCTCACTCACGCAGGAGTGCCGTGATGAAGTGAGGCTCCGGGGATCAGGCCGGATGGAAGAGCACGATGCAGAGTTCAGGCGCAGTATTCTCGACTACCTGGTTCATCATCCTGGCGCGAAAGACACGCAGAAAGGGGTGCTGAATTGGTGGATCGCTGCACCGTGCCTGGATGAAGGCGCCGAACGTCTCGCGATCGAGGCGTTGGAGAAGCTGGTTGCGCAAGGCTGGGTCCTGAAACGGGACACGTCGAATCAGCCGATCTATAGCCTGAATCATGCGCACCTGAAGGAGATACGAACATTTCTGACACAGGACGGAAACGAGAGGTGAACGTCCTAAGCCGAGGAGGATCAGCATGCCAGTGCAACCAACCTATCCGGGTGTGTACATCGAGGAGCTGCCGAGCGGGGTGCGCACGATCACCGGAGTCGCCACGTCGATCACAGGGTTTGTAGGCAAGGCCGTGCGCGGCCCGGCCGATCAACCGGTGACGATCACGAGTTTTGCGGATTACGAGCGGGTCTTCGGCGGGCTGCATCGCGATATGACCTTGAGCTATGCCGTGCGTGATTTTTTTCTGAACGGCGGCGGGCA from the Nitrospira sp. genome contains:
- a CDS encoding sigma-54-dependent Fis family transcriptional regulator, translating into MKDFIRILLVTSDNEYQAWFDEAHLVHVLQRVLPGVTIEFDRVSNPSVPCPRSPHVLLLDHQPAAPSSTQRLADVAGRWPDVPILGLFAAEHGRRPQFVNGVPTELNDFVLCPVDGDELALRIGRIFIAGRSSTPYGMGRSQRVRIDSLVGESLIFQAQVEKIPLFADVDATVLLQGETGTGKEVFARAIHYSSARKDHAFIPINCAALPDQLFENELFGHAKGAYTSAASEQGGLVLEAEGGTLFLDEVDALNPYAQAKLLRFVQYREYRPLGCSRTKLANVRIIAASNHDLRQAVTERQFREDLFHRLNVLSMVVPPLRERVEDIPLLANRFLQRFRRTDGQGPRRLSDEAIRKLIAYAWPGNVRELESTLQRAVVMCGCATIQAQDIECAGEASKTLCLDGSLRAAKTSATMDVERAYLVKTLVTFRGNVTHAAKAAGKERRSFQRLLRKYGIDREAYQNDPTDPSRDCPSPFQTPFDGRA